One Amycolatopsis sp. NBC_00355 genomic window carries:
- the glmS gene encoding glutamine--fructose-6-phosphate transaminase (isomerizing) — MCGIVGYIGTQNAAPILLEGLTRLEYRGYDSAGIAVLGTGGQSVHRITGRVRNLAAALPKRLAGKAGIGHTRWATHGGPTEANAHPHVSEDGRIAVVHNGIIDNADALREQLTRAGVTLASDTDTEVLAHLIARSEAETLEDAVVEAVSRISGTYAIAVTDASRPDRVVVARNGSPLIVGVGDKEMFVASDLAALVRHTSSVVHLADGEFASVTAKGYRTFTVEEADTGRPPTAIDIEADDLDLGEHSHYMYKEIQEQPESVERMIRGRLDERFGVSRLDGLNLTPRELRGFARVKILGCGSAYYVGQIGATMIEELARIPADAEAASEFRYRNPIIEADTLYIAVSQSGETVDTAFAVEEVKRKGGRVIGLVNVVGSAIARACDGGLYLHAGPEVAVASTKALTNMAVGFAMLALALGRVRDLSNASGQRIVAAIRALPDQIRAVLAEEKLIEEHARACADAKSLFFVGRVRGFPVAREGAQKFKEVSYRHAEAYQTSELKHGPLALIDASVPTVAIVPADELAERNLGALQQIRARSGPVLAVTHEDVDFGALDVPRLVVPKTEPELDPILLTIPLQLLAYHAALALGHDIDKPRNLAKSVTVE, encoded by the coding sequence ATGTGCGGAATCGTCGGATACATCGGCACCCAGAACGCGGCCCCGATCCTGCTCGAAGGGCTCACCCGCCTCGAGTACCGCGGCTACGACTCGGCCGGGATCGCCGTGCTCGGCACCGGCGGCCAGAGCGTGCACCGGATCACCGGCCGCGTCCGCAACCTGGCCGCCGCGCTGCCCAAGCGGCTGGCCGGCAAGGCCGGCATCGGGCACACGCGCTGGGCGACGCACGGCGGGCCGACCGAGGCCAACGCCCACCCGCACGTCTCCGAAGACGGCCGGATCGCCGTGGTGCACAACGGGATCATCGACAACGCCGACGCGCTGCGCGAGCAGCTCACGCGCGCCGGCGTCACGCTCGCCTCGGACACCGACACCGAGGTGCTCGCCCACCTGATCGCCCGGTCCGAGGCCGAGACGCTGGAAGACGCGGTCGTCGAAGCGGTCTCCCGGATCTCCGGCACGTACGCGATCGCGGTCACCGACGCGAGCCGCCCGGACCGCGTCGTCGTGGCGCGCAACGGCTCCCCGCTGATCGTCGGCGTCGGCGACAAGGAGATGTTCGTGGCCAGCGACCTGGCCGCGCTCGTCCGCCACACCTCCAGCGTCGTGCACCTCGCCGACGGCGAGTTCGCCAGCGTCACGGCCAAGGGGTACCGCACGTTCACCGTCGAGGAGGCCGACACCGGCCGGCCGCCGACGGCGATCGACATCGAAGCCGACGACCTGGACCTCGGCGAGCACAGCCACTACATGTACAAGGAGATCCAGGAGCAGCCCGAGTCGGTGGAGCGGATGATCCGCGGCCGCCTCGACGAGCGCTTCGGCGTCTCCCGCCTGGACGGCCTGAACCTGACGCCCCGGGAGCTGCGCGGCTTCGCGCGGGTGAAGATCCTCGGCTGCGGCTCGGCCTACTACGTCGGCCAGATCGGCGCGACGATGATCGAGGAACTGGCCCGGATCCCGGCCGACGCCGAGGCCGCGTCCGAGTTCCGCTACCGCAACCCGATCATCGAGGCGGACACGCTCTACATCGCGGTCAGCCAGTCCGGGGAGACGGTCGACACCGCGTTCGCCGTCGAAGAGGTCAAGCGCAAGGGCGGCCGCGTCATCGGGCTGGTGAACGTTGTCGGCTCGGCGATCGCGCGCGCCTGCGACGGCGGCCTGTACCTGCACGCCGGCCCGGAGGTGGCCGTCGCGTCCACGAAGGCGCTGACGAACATGGCCGTCGGGTTCGCGATGCTCGCGCTGGCCCTCGGACGGGTCCGCGACCTGTCCAACGCGTCCGGCCAGCGGATCGTCGCGGCGATCCGCGCGCTGCCGGACCAGATCCGGGCGGTGCTCGCCGAGGAGAAGCTGATCGAGGAGCACGCGCGTGCCTGCGCCGACGCGAAGAGCCTGTTCTTCGTGGGCCGGGTCCGCGGTTTCCCGGTGGCGCGCGAAGGGGCCCAGAAGTTCAAGGAGGTCTCCTACCGGCACGCCGAGGCGTACCAGACCTCGGAGCTGAAGCACGGCCCGCTGGCGCTGATCGACGCCTCGGTGCCGACGGTCGCGATCGTGCCGGCGGACGAACTCGCGGAGCGCAACCTCGGTGCCCTGCAGCAGATCCGGGCCCGCTCGGGGCCGGTGCTGGCCGTCACGCACGAGGACGTCGACTTCGGCGCGCTGGACGTCCCGCGTCTGGTGGTGCCGAAGACCGAGCCGGAGCTGGACCCGATCCTCCTGACGATCCCGCTGCAGCTGCTGGCCTACCACGCGGCGCTGGCGCTGGGCCACGACATCGACAAGCCGCGGAACCTGGCGAAGTCCGTCACCGTGGAGTGA
- a CDS encoding cytochrome P450: MVSTESGVVSFPRRGPGQTSPPDGYAELRGKPGLCRTMLPGGNLVWLVTRHEDVRAALTDPRLSSNPALPGFPATGGAPEAVPGWFVAMDAPEHTRYRKLLIPEFTVRKVRELRPGIQQVVDDLIDGMLAAGNAADLVSAFCLVLPSLVICQLLGVPYEDHEHFESRTRVLVSLASTARQREVALGEITTYLTELIAAKRTEPGEDLISRLLAGGVLDDDELRGVAMLLLVAGHETTANMLSLGVVTLLDNPQWIGHEGVVEELLRFYSISDVVSLRVATEDLEISGQLIRRGEGVAPLGLAAGHDGTVFDDPGEFCPARSARSHVAFGYGIHQCIGQNLARLEMEVALTTLFARIPRLRLAVPADELNFKHDGVLFGLYELPARW, encoded by the coding sequence ATGGTGAGCACGGAATCCGGCGTGGTGAGCTTCCCCCGGCGCGGGCCCGGCCAGACCTCCCCGCCCGACGGTTACGCCGAGCTGCGCGGCAAGCCCGGGCTCTGCCGGACCATGCTGCCCGGCGGGAACCTGGTCTGGCTGGTCACCCGGCACGAAGACGTCCGGGCCGCCCTGACCGACCCGCGGCTCAGCTCCAACCCGGCGCTGCCCGGCTTCCCGGCCACCGGCGGGGCGCCCGAAGCGGTCCCCGGCTGGTTCGTCGCGATGGACGCGCCGGAGCACACCCGCTACCGCAAGCTGCTGATCCCGGAGTTCACCGTCCGCAAGGTGCGGGAGCTGCGCCCGGGCATCCAGCAGGTCGTCGACGACCTGATCGACGGGATGCTCGCCGCCGGCAACGCCGCCGACCTCGTGTCCGCCTTCTGCCTCGTGCTGCCCTCGCTGGTCATCTGCCAGCTGCTGGGTGTGCCCTACGAGGACCACGAGCACTTCGAGTCCCGCACGCGCGTGCTGGTCAGCCTGGCCTCGACGGCGCGTCAGCGCGAGGTCGCGCTCGGCGAAATCACCACCTACCTCACCGAGCTCATCGCCGCGAAGCGGACGGAGCCGGGGGAGGACCTGATCAGCCGGCTGCTCGCCGGGGGTGTGCTGGACGACGACGAGCTGCGCGGCGTCGCGATGCTGCTGCTGGTCGCCGGCCACGAGACCACCGCGAACATGCTGTCCCTCGGTGTGGTCACGTTGCTCGACAATCCACAGTGGATCGGGCACGAGGGGGTCGTCGAGGAGCTGTTGCGGTTCTACTCGATCTCCGACGTCGTCAGCCTGCGCGTCGCCACCGAGGACCTCGAGATCTCGGGCCAGCTGATCCGCCGCGGCGAGGGCGTGGCGCCGCTCGGGCTGGCGGCCGGCCACGACGGGACGGTGTTCGACGACCCCGGCGAGTTCTGCCCGGCGCGGTCCGCGCGCAGTCACGTCGCGTTCGGTTACGGCATCCACCAGTGCATCGGCCAGAACCTGGCGCGCCTGGAGATGGAGGTCGCGCTGACGACGCTGTTCGCCCGGATCCCGCGGCTGCGCCTGGCGGTGCCGGCCGACGAGCTGAACTTCAAGCACGACGGTGTCCTCTTCGGACTGTACGAGCTCCCGGCGCGCTGGTAG
- a CDS encoding DeoR/GlpR family DNA-binding transcription regulator, giving the protein MYAEERQQMILERARTRGRVDVAELAGEFTVTTETIRRDLTTLERHGSLRRVHGGAIPIERLGFEPAFTTRESVMTAEKKRIGKAALAELPSEGAILLDAGTTTAHLAEALPIDCNLTVVTNSVNIALSLSKRPNLTVMLVGGRLRARTLASVDAWALHALSETFVEVAFMATNGLSVERGLTTPDPAEAMVKRASIAGARRVVLLADHTKVGNDHFARFAELSEVDTFITDGGIDSTVAAEIEREGVNVLTA; this is encoded by the coding sequence ATGTACGCGGAGGAGCGTCAGCAAATGATCCTCGAGCGTGCACGTACGCGGGGCAGAGTGGACGTCGCCGAGCTGGCGGGCGAGTTCACCGTCACCACCGAAACCATCCGCCGCGACCTCACCACGCTGGAGCGGCACGGATCGCTCCGCCGGGTGCACGGCGGGGCGATCCCCATCGAACGGCTGGGGTTCGAACCCGCGTTCACCACGCGCGAAAGCGTGATGACGGCGGAGAAGAAGCGCATCGGCAAGGCCGCGCTGGCCGAACTGCCGTCGGAGGGCGCGATCCTGCTCGACGCCGGGACGACCACCGCGCACCTGGCCGAGGCCCTGCCGATCGACTGCAACCTCACGGTGGTCACGAACTCCGTGAACATCGCGCTGTCGCTCTCGAAGCGCCCCAACCTGACGGTCATGCTGGTCGGCGGCCGGCTGCGGGCCCGCACGCTCGCGTCGGTCGACGCCTGGGCGCTGCACGCGCTGAGCGAGACCTTCGTCGAAGTGGCGTTCATGGCCACCAACGGCCTGTCAGTGGAGCGTGGCCTGACCACCCCGGACCCGGCCGAGGCGATGGTCAAGCGCGCCTCGATCGCCGGCGCCCGCCGCGTGGTCCTGCTCGCCGATCACACGAAGGTCGGCAACGACCACTTCGCACGGTTCGCCGAACTGTCCGAAGTGGACACGTTCATCACCGACGGCGGCATCGATTCCACCGTGGCGGCGGAGATCGAGCGCGAAGGCGTCAACGTCCTGACCGCCTGA
- a CDS encoding thioesterase II family protein yields MNIADNATTPWIRRYHQAAEAGTRLVCFPHAGGSASYFHPVSARFAPDVDVVSLQYPGRQDRRREPCVDTIAGLADLVTTELLALSAKPTVFFGHSMGAVLAFEVALRLADRGAPGPGALIASGRRGPSTHRDERIHERDDDGIIAEVKDLNKQDLTVLGGDEILRMALPAIRNDYRAIETYTCAADRRVGCPVTVLIGTDDPKVTAAEAENWRDHTDGAFRLEVFPGGHFFLARHQGAVNGEILRELRALQAPVEETPALLSGRDST; encoded by the coding sequence GTGAACATCGCGGACAACGCCACGACGCCGTGGATCCGCCGCTACCACCAGGCGGCCGAGGCAGGGACCCGGCTGGTGTGCTTCCCGCACGCCGGTGGTTCCGCCAGCTACTTCCACCCGGTCTCCGCCCGGTTCGCGCCGGACGTCGACGTCGTTTCCCTGCAGTACCCCGGTCGCCAGGACCGCCGGCGCGAACCCTGCGTCGACACCATCGCCGGCCTGGCCGACCTGGTCACGACGGAACTGCTGGCCCTGTCGGCGAAACCGACGGTCTTCTTCGGCCACAGCATGGGCGCGGTCCTGGCCTTCGAAGTCGCGCTGCGGCTCGCGGACCGCGGCGCGCCGGGGCCCGGCGCGCTGATCGCCTCCGGCCGCCGCGGCCCGTCGACCCACCGCGACGAACGGATCCACGAGCGCGACGACGACGGGATCATCGCGGAGGTCAAGGACCTCAACAAACAGGACCTCACGGTGCTCGGCGGCGACGAGATCCTCCGGATGGCCCTGCCGGCCATCCGGAACGACTACCGCGCGATCGAGACCTACACCTGCGCCGCGGACCGCCGCGTCGGCTGCCCGGTGACCGTCCTGATCGGCACCGACGACCCGAAGGTCACCGCCGCGGAGGCGGAGAACTGGCGCGACCACACCGACGGCGCGTTCCGGCTGGAGGTTTTCCCCGGCGGCCACTTCTTCCTCGCGCGGCACCAGGGCGCCGTCAACGGCGAGATCCTGCGTGAACTGCGGGCGCTGCAGGCCCCCGTCGAGGAGACCCCGGCGTTGCTTTCCGGACGTGATTCAACATAA